Proteins from one Algicella marina genomic window:
- a CDS encoding cupin domain-containing protein, with protein MPVFNRETVKADSGDGDGNPCGPYSALLFSDSGGLTQFGAFEEILPPGSSSSVKHWHAGEDEMVYVLQGEITLHEGDNSVVMRPGDAATFRAGDPVGHCFQNRSESEARILVIGTRSSGDVITYPDHDRILHFDRETESRRWTDLSGSPADSPYRID; from the coding sequence ATGCCAGTGTTCAACAGGGAAACAGTCAAAGCCGATAGTGGTGACGGTGATGGAAACCCTTGTGGCCCTTATAGTGCACTCTTGTTCAGCGACAGCGGAGGCTTGACGCAGTTTGGTGCTTTTGAAGAAATCCTGCCACCGGGGTCATCTTCGTCGGTCAAACACTGGCATGCGGGTGAAGACGAGATGGTTTACGTCTTGCAGGGCGAAATTACTCTTCACGAAGGAGACAACAGCGTCGTTATGCGTCCGGGCGACGCCGCAACCTTTAGAGCTGGCGATCCCGTTGGTCATTGCTTCCAAAACCGCAGTGAGTCTGAGGCCCGGATCCTTGTGATCGGAACAAGGTCTTCGGGCGACGTGATAACCTATCCCGATCATGACCGCATTTTGCATTTCGATCGCGAAACAGAGAGCCGCCGCTGGACGGATCTTTCTGGCTCTCCTGCTGATAGCCCCTACAGAATTGATTGA
- a CDS encoding DctP family TRAP transporter solute-binding subunit: protein MKTLSILAGMALAMAVPTVTMAQCDPGEIVAKMSVVTALQGHPKGETALALAERVNSKLDGKMCMEVYGNSELFTDADEMQALLDNEVQLLAPSLSKFEPYTSAFRIFDLPFLFDGAIAVLDYQNSVAGQELLGALDPSGLKGLGFWMNGMKQLSATRPLRLPKDAEGLTFRIQPSDVIEAQFGALGAETKRLAFSKVYDALASGEVQGQENTWSNIHTKKFYTVQDGVTESNHAYLGYLVVTNQEFMESLPEDVRNEFLLLFELTTHEYNRFAYEINEQRARDVWDETKNIISLTPEELGEWREAFQPVWEQFADDIGRDRIMLAQSFNAN, encoded by the coding sequence ATGAAGACCCTTTCGATACTGGCTGGCATGGCCTTGGCAATGGCCGTGCCTACCGTGACAATGGCGCAATGTGATCCCGGTGAAATCGTTGCGAAGATGAGCGTCGTGACAGCGCTGCAGGGCCACCCCAAGGGTGAAACCGCGCTGGCACTGGCGGAGCGTGTGAACAGCAAGCTTGACGGCAAGATGTGCATGGAAGTGTACGGCAATTCGGAACTGTTTACCGATGCCGACGAGATGCAGGCGCTGCTCGACAACGAGGTGCAGCTTCTGGCGCCGTCGCTTTCCAAGTTCGAGCCCTACACCAGCGCGTTCCGCATTTTCGACCTGCCATTCCTTTTTGATGGTGCGATTGCGGTGCTTGACTATCAGAACTCGGTTGCCGGGCAGGAACTTCTCGGGGCGCTCGATCCGTCGGGGCTGAAGGGCCTCGGATTCTGGATGAACGGCATGAAACAGCTTTCGGCAACCCGGCCGCTGCGGCTGCCGAAAGATGCCGAAGGCCTGACCTTCCGCATCCAGCCTTCGGACGTGATCGAAGCGCAGTTCGGTGCGCTTGGTGCCGAAACCAAGCGACTGGCTTTCTCGAAGGTCTATGACGCGCTGGCCAGCGGCGAGGTGCAGGGGCAGGAAAATACCTGGTCCAACATCCATACCAAGAAGTTCTACACGGTTCAGGACGGTGTGACTGAATCCAACCACGCCTATCTTGGCTATCTGGTGGTGACCAATCAGGAGTTCATGGAATCCCTGCCAGAAGATGTGCGGAACGAATTCCTGCTGCTGTTCGAGCTGACGACGCACGAATACAACCGCTTCGCCTACGAGATCAACGAGCAGCGGGCGCGGGATGTCTGGGATGAAACCAAGAACATCATCTCGCTGACGCCGGAGGAACTGGGCGAGTGGCGCGAGGCTTTCCAGCCTGTCTGGGAACAGTTCGCGGACGATATCGGCCGCGACCGGATCATGCTGGCGCAAAGTTTCAACGCCAATTGA
- a CDS encoding TRAP transporter large permease, which translates to MKVTALFLMVIAFLLIGVPIAVALGLASILFHLVLSDTSLAAIAQSLFQAMFGHPTLLAIPFFILASAFMSTGGVARRIIDFSIACVGHFPGGLAIAGVFACMLFAALSGSSPATVVAVGSIVIAGMQRVGYTKAFAAGVICNAGTLGILIPPSIVMVVYSAATDVSVGRMFLAGVIPGLLAGGMLMVAIFAYAVIAKLPREEWKGWGEILDTGSRAGWGLFLIVIILGGIYGGVFTPTEAAAVAAVYAFLVASFVYRDMGPLKAEEDDPTHTPLPLHRKPYALVTAWFHADTIETLYDAGKLTITLMFIIANALILKHVLTDEQIPQAIAGTMLEAGLGPVMFLVIVNVILLIGGQFMEPSGLILIVAPLIFPIAIELGIDPIHLGIIMVVNMEIGMITPPVGLNLFVTSGVAGMPMLSVVRAALPWLLILFVFLIIVTYVPWISTFLPTQIMGPEIIVR; encoded by the coding sequence ATCAAGGTGACGGCGTTGTTCCTGATGGTGATCGCGTTTCTGCTGATCGGCGTGCCTATTGCCGTTGCGCTGGGGCTGGCATCGATTCTCTTTCATCTGGTGCTGTCCGACACGTCACTGGCGGCGATTGCCCAATCGCTTTTCCAGGCAATGTTCGGGCATCCCACATTGCTGGCGATTCCGTTCTTCATCCTCGCCTCGGCGTTCATGTCCACCGGCGGTGTGGCGCGGCGCATCATCGACTTTTCCATCGCCTGTGTAGGGCATTTCCCGGGCGGGCTGGCGATTGCGGGCGTGTTCGCATGTATGCTGTTCGCGGCGCTCTCCGGCTCCTCGCCGGCGACGGTGGTGGCCGTGGGCTCCATCGTGATCGCGGGGATGCAGCGCGTTGGCTATACCAAGGCCTTTGCGGCCGGGGTTATCTGCAACGCGGGTACGCTTGGCATCCTGATTCCGCCGTCGATCGTGATGGTGGTCTACTCGGCGGCGACGGATGTCTCCGTCGGTCGGATGTTCCTTGCAGGGGTTATCCCCGGTTTGCTGGCGGGCGGCATGCTGATGGTTGCGATCTTCGCCTACGCTGTGATCGCCAAGCTGCCACGTGAGGAGTGGAAGGGTTGGGGCGAGATCCTCGACACCGGTTCGAGGGCCGGGTGGGGCCTGTTCCTGATTGTCATCATTCTGGGCGGGATCTACGGGGGCGTGTTCACGCCAACCGAGGCTGCGGCTGTTGCGGCTGTCTATGCCTTCCTCGTCGCATCTTTCGTCTATCGCGATATGGGGCCGTTGAAGGCGGAGGAGGATGACCCGACTCACACGCCGCTGCCGCTGCACCGCAAGCCCTATGCGCTGGTTACGGCATGGTTCCATGCCGACACCATCGAGACGCTGTACGATGCGGGCAAGCTGACGATCACGCTGATGTTCATCATCGCCAATGCGCTGATCCTGAAGCACGTGCTGACGGACGAGCAGATACCGCAGGCGATTGCCGGAACCATGCTGGAGGCCGGACTGGGACCGGTAATGTTCCTTGTCATCGTCAATGTCATCCTGCTGATCGGTGGCCAGTTCATGGAACCGTCGGGCCTGATCCTGATCGTCGCGCCGCTGATCTTTCCGATTGCCATCGAACTTGGCATCGACCCGATACACCTCGGCATCATCATGGTGGTGAACATGGAGATCGGGATGATCACGCCGCCGGTCGGACTGAACTTGTTCGTCACGTCCGGCGTGGCGGGAATGCCGATGCTGAGTGTCGTGCGGGCGGCACTGCCGTGGCTTTTGATCTTGTTCGTATTCCTGATCATCGTTACGTACGTGCCGTGGATATCGACGTTCCTTCCTACCCAGATCATGGGGCCGGAGATCATCGTCAGATAA
- a CDS encoding TRAP transporter small permease, translating into MSSHDEEHEGWWARTSNAFERTAIAAMLGIMTLITCINVFFRKTFDWAPVNWLEAKLGFIWPDNIDWGYQTTLILFSWLVLFGMGYAVRKRSHLGVDVILNLCNRPGRKLLGLVSVFLCIAYAFLVAKGSWDYFSSFVNLPATTGHWFPTGLSEMTFRNRQAFYTFDEIDMPSWLLWMEGVFGEEYDKLPRAVGYVMLPIGSFLLLGAFIRAAIRIWKNREDRLIVSHEAEDDVAAVALNAER; encoded by the coding sequence ATGTCGTCACATGACGAAGAGCATGAGGGCTGGTGGGCCCGAACGAGCAACGCTTTCGAGCGCACGGCGATTGCCGCAATGCTCGGGATCATGACGCTGATAACCTGCATCAACGTCTTCTTTCGCAAGACATTCGACTGGGCGCCCGTGAACTGGCTGGAAGCGAAGCTGGGCTTCATCTGGCCTGACAACATCGACTGGGGCTACCAGACGACTTTGATCCTATTTTCGTGGCTGGTGCTGTTCGGCATGGGCTACGCGGTTCGCAAACGTTCGCATCTCGGTGTCGACGTGATCCTGAACCTGTGCAACCGGCCCGGACGCAAGCTGCTGGGGCTGGTGTCTGTCTTCCTTTGCATCGCCTATGCGTTTCTGGTGGCCAAGGGCAGTTGGGACTATTTTTCCAGCTTCGTTAACCTGCCGGCGACGACGGGACACTGGTTTCCGACCGGCCTGTCCGAAATGACGTTCCGCAACCGGCAGGCCTTCTACACTTTCGACGAGATCGACATGCCCTCCTGGCTGCTTTGGATGGAAGGGGTGTTCGGCGAGGAATATGACAAGCTGCCGCGGGCCGTGGGCTACGTTATGCTGCCGATCGGGTCTTTCCTGCTGCTGGGCGCGTTCATCCGGGCCGCGATACGGATCTGGAAAAACCGGGAAGACCGCCTGATCGTCAGCCATGAGGCCGAGGACGATGTTGCGGCCGTGGCCCTGAACGCGGAGCGCTGA
- a CDS encoding TRAP transporter substrate-binding protein, whose translation MKFLITTATAALLALGGTSAFASCEEGEVVIKFSHVTNTDKHPKGIAASLFQSRVNEEMNGKACVEVYPNSTLYNDDQVLEAMLNGDVQMAAPSLSKFEAFTKVFRIFDLPFMFKNIDAVDAFQASETGQAMKESMARRGLLGLGFWHNGMKQMSANKPLISPSDAQGLKFRVQPSDVLKAQMEAIGVSPQPMAFSEVYGALQTGVVDGQENTWSNIYGQKFFEVQDGITETNHGVLDYMVVVGVEWWEGLDADVRDQLTTIMDEVTTERNAAVGQVDMEARQAILDAGSTIVELTPEQRQEWVDAMLPVWEQFEGDVGEENIAAAQELNASY comes from the coding sequence ATGAAATTTCTGATTACAACAGCGACCGCTGCGCTTCTGGCACTCGGCGGCACTTCGGCTTTTGCCTCCTGCGAAGAGGGCGAGGTCGTCATCAAGTTCAGTCACGTGACCAACACTGACAAGCACCCCAAGGGGATCGCGGCGTCGCTGTTCCAGAGCCGTGTCAACGAAGAGATGAACGGCAAGGCCTGTGTCGAGGTCTACCCGAACTCCACACTCTACAACGATGACCAGGTTCTCGAAGCGATGCTGAACGGTGACGTCCAGATGGCGGCGCCGAGTCTTTCCAAGTTCGAAGCCTTCACGAAGGTGTTCCGCATTTTCGATCTGCCGTTCATGTTCAAGAACATTGACGCCGTAGATGCGTTCCAGGCTTCCGAGACTGGCCAGGCGATGAAGGAATCCATGGCGCGCCGTGGTCTGCTGGGCCTTGGCTTCTGGCACAATGGCATGAAACAGATGTCTGCCAACAAACCGTTGATCTCGCCTTCTGACGCGCAGGGCCTGAAGTTCCGCGTGCAGCCGTCCGACGTGCTGAAGGCACAGATGGAAGCGATCGGCGTTTCCCCGCAGCCGATGGCCTTTTCCGAAGTTTACGGCGCGCTTCAGACGGGCGTTGTGGACGGGCAGGAGAACACGTGGTCCAACATCTACGGCCAGAAGTTCTTCGAGGTTCAGGACGGTATCACCGAGACGAACCACGGCGTGCTCGACTACATGGTCGTTGTTGGCGTGGAATGGTGGGAAGGGCTTGATGCGGATGTCCGCGACCAGCTCACGACCATCATGGACGAGGTGACGACAGAGCGTAACGCGGCTGTCGGCCAGGTCGACATGGAGGCCCGTCAGGCGATCCTCGACGCTGGTTCGACGATTGTCGAACTGACGCCGGAACAGCGCCAGGAGTGGGTGGACGCCATGCTGCCGGTCTGGGAACAGTTCGAGGGTGACGTGGGCGAGGAAAACATTGCCGCGGCACAGGAACTGAACGCAAGCTACTGA
- a CDS encoding response regulator, whose protein sequence is MTCRVMFVDDDADVRAAIGQSLELAGHDVTLCRAFIEATDHLTPGFAGVVVTDIRMPGKDGFALLERAAKIDPELPVIMLTGEGDIPMTVRAMNAGAHDFLEKPCPPKRLLEAIDRAWAKRAAVLEERRRRAEQLAVSEARGERAGAGLAAQMDYVEKLLIEGALADHGGRVAAAADALGLPRKTAYDKLKRHGIDPADFRSD, encoded by the coding sequence ATGACCTGCCGGGTGATGTTCGTCGATGACGATGCCGACGTGCGGGCCGCCATCGGCCAGAGCTTGGAACTTGCGGGACACGATGTGACGTTGTGCCGGGCTTTTATAGAGGCCACGGATCACCTGACGCCGGGCTTCGCAGGGGTAGTGGTGACGGACATCCGGATGCCGGGCAAGGATGGATTCGCGCTGCTGGAGCGGGCGGCGAAGATTGACCCGGAACTGCCGGTGATCATGCTGACGGGCGAGGGCGATATTCCTATGACTGTTCGGGCGATGAATGCGGGCGCGCATGACTTCCTCGAAAAGCCTTGCCCGCCGAAACGCCTGCTGGAAGCGATCGACCGGGCATGGGCGAAGCGGGCGGCCGTGCTGGAAGAGCGCCGGCGCAGGGCGGAGCAACTTGCCGTTTCCGAAGCGCGCGGCGAGCGGGCCGGTGCGGGGCTGGCGGCGCAGATGGATTACGTTGAAAAGCTACTGATCGAAGGTGCGCTTGCCGATCACGGCGGCCGGGTGGCGGCGGCGGCTGATGCGCTGGGTCTGCCGCGGAAGACCGCCTATGACAAGCTCAAGCGCCATGGCATCGACCCCGCAGACTTTCGCAGCGATTGA
- a CDS encoding sensor histidine kinase: protein MRIWRLAVMVAVAMAVLGTAGWRLGTREPLLRLAEGGRADLALASDRLGGVLDRYRDLPRVLAAHPIVAEGPGANAFLADMVDKTGALDIYVLDETATVVAASNYNLPRSFMGQNYFWRPYFQNAVSEGSGFYHAVGTQSDQRGFYFSALAGSGHVVVVKVNVEVLEKGWQEEREVVFFSDSNGVVFLANRPALVLRLLGGMPDLSDPRQYAERSLAPLPEGRERQEAGLTLRDGGGLEGLPERAIWLMGPTGEPGFSAHVLIDTAPARRQGMEWGLLGAAIAGIGGLIAAVMMLRRQALTDRLDVEAAANARLEGEVARRTAELSEVNTSLRGEIAERLAAEAALKEVQAELVQAGKLKALGEMSAGISHELNQPLMAIQSLADNAEVLLDRGRESEAKETLGRIGQIAGRMGRIIRNLRAFARKEGEAMDEVDLVATVQDALSLADNRLRATETQVKFVPHGQVMVQGGRVRLGQVVLNLLSNAMDAMEGQNERRIRIAIRHEGRRVLLEVADCGPGLTASGDVFDPFYTTKPVGKGLGLGLSISYGIVQSFGGKISGRNGERGAVFTVELAAGGAGEVAAE from the coding sequence ATGCGGATCTGGCGACTGGCGGTGATGGTGGCAGTGGCGATGGCTGTGCTGGGCACGGCCGGCTGGCGGCTGGGCACGCGGGAGCCGTTGCTGCGGCTGGCCGAGGGCGGGCGTGCGGATCTGGCGCTGGCTTCGGACAGGCTGGGCGGCGTGCTGGACCGGTATCGCGACCTGCCGCGGGTGCTGGCGGCGCATCCGATCGTGGCGGAGGGGCCGGGGGCGAATGCGTTTCTGGCGGATATGGTCGACAAGACCGGGGCCCTGGACATCTATGTGCTGGACGAGACGGCGACCGTGGTGGCTGCGTCGAACTACAACCTGCCGCGAAGTTTCATGGGCCAGAACTATTTCTGGAGACCGTATTTCCAGAATGCTGTGTCGGAGGGAAGCGGGTTCTACCATGCTGTCGGCACGCAGTCGGACCAGCGGGGATTCTATTTCTCGGCGTTGGCGGGCTCCGGCCATGTGGTGGTGGTGAAGGTCAATGTCGAGGTGCTGGAGAAGGGGTGGCAGGAGGAGCGGGAGGTAGTGTTCTTCTCCGACAGCAACGGGGTTGTGTTCCTGGCGAACCGACCGGCGCTGGTGTTGCGGCTGCTGGGCGGGATGCCGGATTTGAGTGACCCGCGGCAATACGCAGAGCGAAGCCTTGCGCCCTTGCCGGAGGGGCGAGAACGGCAGGAAGCGGGGCTGACGCTGAGGGACGGCGGCGGGCTAGAAGGGTTGCCGGAGCGGGCCATCTGGTTGATGGGGCCGACCGGCGAGCCGGGCTTTTCCGCGCATGTGCTGATCGACACCGCCCCGGCGCGGCGGCAGGGGATGGAATGGGGCCTGCTCGGCGCGGCCATCGCCGGAATCGGCGGGTTGATCGCGGCGGTGATGATGTTGCGGCGGCAGGCGCTGACCGACAGGCTGGACGTCGAGGCCGCGGCGAACGCGCGGCTGGAAGGCGAAGTGGCCCGTCGGACGGCGGAACTTTCGGAAGTGAACACTTCGTTGCGCGGCGAGATCGCCGAACGGCTGGCGGCGGAGGCGGCGCTGAAGGAGGTGCAGGCCGAACTGGTGCAGGCGGGCAAGCTCAAAGCCCTGGGAGAAATGTCGGCGGGGATCAGCCACGAATTGAATCAGCCGCTGATGGCAATCCAGTCGCTGGCCGACAATGCCGAGGTGCTACTGGATCGCGGGCGGGAATCCGAGGCGAAGGAGACATTGGGCCGGATCGGCCAGATCGCAGGGCGGATGGGTCGGATCATTCGCAACCTTCGGGCCTTTGCCAGGAAGGAGGGCGAGGCGATGGACGAGGTCGATCTTGTCGCCACGGTTCAGGATGCGCTGTCTCTGGCGGACAACCGGCTGCGGGCGACGGAAACGCAGGTCAAATTCGTGCCGCATGGCCAGGTGATGGTCCAGGGCGGACGGGTGCGGCTGGGGCAGGTGGTGCTGAATCTGCTGTCGAACGCGATGGATGCCATGGAAGGCCAGAATGAGCGGCGAATACGCATTGCGATCCGGCACGAGGGCAGGCGCGTGCTGCTGGAAGTGGCGGATTGCGGACCGGGCCTGACGGCGTCCGGTGACGTTTTTGACCCATTTTATACGACGAAACCTGTCGGTAAGGGCCTTGGGCTCGGCCTGTCGATTTCCTACGGGATCGTGCAGAGCTTCGGGGGCAAGATCAGTGGCCGCAACGGCGAGCGCGGTGCGGTGTTCACCGTGGAGCTTGCTGCAGGCGGTGCAGGCGAGGTGGCCGCAGAATGA
- a CDS encoding trans-sulfuration enzyme family protein: MKLHPATRAAQALHHIDNKTGGVSPALELSSTFARDGDYQPRQSYIYGRDGGSTVKLLEALVADLDEAPAALAFSSGMAAITTLFEILKAGDHLLLSRVMYHGTLNWARHLAENRGVTLDLFDPARPETLAEALTPQTRLVWLETPVNPTWDVLDIATAAAACRNVGARLAVDSTAAPPCTTQPLTLGADIVFHSATKYMGGHSDLVAGTLAFREPALAERLTGLRSLRGTIIAPFDAWLLIRGLRTLFLRFERASTNALTIAKHFDGHPKVAKVLYPGLPAHPGHEVAKAQMTGGFGGMLSLLMDSEETAARVVRTTRLWLPATSLGGVESLIEHRKPIEGPQSEVAPELLRLSTGIEDVGDLMEDLAQAIG, encoded by the coding sequence ATGAAGCTCCACCCAGCCACCCGCGCCGCCCAGGCACTGCACCACATCGACAACAAAACCGGCGGCGTCTCCCCGGCGCTGGAGCTGTCCTCCACCTTCGCCCGCGACGGCGATTACCAGCCGCGCCAATCCTACATTTACGGCCGTGACGGCGGATCCACCGTCAAGCTGCTCGAAGCCCTCGTCGCCGATTTGGATGAGGCCCCCGCCGCCCTCGCCTTCTCCTCCGGCATGGCCGCCATCACCACGCTGTTCGAGATCCTGAAGGCCGGCGATCACCTCCTGCTCTCCCGCGTCATGTATCACGGCACGCTGAATTGGGCCCGCCACCTCGCCGAGAACCGCGGCGTCACCCTCGACCTCTTCGATCCCGCCCGCCCGGAGACCCTGGCCGAGGCCCTCACGCCCCAGACCCGCCTCGTCTGGCTCGAGACACCCGTGAACCCGACATGGGACGTGCTGGACATCGCCACCGCGGCCGCCGCCTGCCGCAATGTCGGCGCACGGCTGGCGGTGGACAGCACCGCCGCGCCCCCCTGCACCACCCAGCCCCTGACCCTCGGCGCCGATATCGTCTTTCACTCCGCCACCAAATACATGGGCGGCCACTCGGATCTTGTCGCCGGCACCCTCGCCTTCCGCGAGCCGGCACTGGCCGAGCGCCTTACCGGCCTCCGCTCCCTCCGCGGCACCATCATCGCCCCGTTTGACGCATGGCTCCTGATCCGGGGCCTGCGCACCCTGTTCCTCCGTTTTGAGCGCGCCAGCACCAACGCCCTCACCATCGCGAAACACTTCGATGGCCACCCGAAGGTCGCCAAGGTCCTCTACCCCGGCCTCCCCGCCCATCCCGGACATGAAGTTGCCAAGGCCCAGATGACCGGCGGCTTCGGCGGCATGCTCAGTCTCTTGATGGACAGCGAGGAGACCGCCGCGAGAGTTGTCCGCACCACCCGCCTCTGGCTCCCTGCCACCAGCCTCGGCGGCGTCGAGTCCCTCATCGAACACCGCAAACCCATCGAGGGCCCGCAAAGCGAGGTCGCCCCGGAATTGCTGAGGCTTTCAACGGGGATTGAGGATGTAGGTGATCTGATGGAGGATCTGGCTCAGGCGATTGGTTGA
- a CDS encoding cytochrome P450, which produces MIPTFHQSPRDPAFVQNPYPTYARMRSLAPLFHWADYGMPATAAFDLMETILKDRRFGREVPEAERRARPPHLAPFYRIDDNSMLEREPPAHTRLRGLVLRAFTSRRIAGLAPEIRTLAHHLIDRFEGPHIDLLPTYAEQLPVIVIARLLGVPETSAPDLLNWSHAMVAMYQSRRDAQVEREALSATAEFSAFLADHIAARRRAPRDDLISHLIAARDAGDSLTEEELVATCILLLNAGHEATVHTIGNGAHFLLRTGRRPEDPVAMTEEVLAADPPLHVFQRIAMETVEIAGHRFEPGDRVALVLGASGGHAGEFLSDPVAIPKPYQTHTESIHLAFGLGRHFCLGAPLARMEVAIALPVLFERHPNLALASHPTYADRYHFRALKDLRVAL; this is translated from the coding sequence ATGATCCCCACCTTCCACCAATCCCCCCGCGACCCGGCCTTCGTCCAGAACCCCTACCCCACCTATGCCCGGATGCGTAGCCTCGCCCCTCTCTTCCACTGGGCGGATTACGGCATGCCCGCCACCGCCGCTTTCGACCTCATGGAAACCATTCTGAAGGATCGTCGCTTCGGCCGCGAGGTGCCCGAGGCGGAGCGTCGCGCACGGCCGCCGCATCTCGCCCCGTTCTACCGCATTGACGACAACTCCATGCTGGAGCGGGAGCCGCCTGCGCACACCCGCCTCCGCGGTCTCGTCCTGCGCGCCTTCACATCCCGCCGCATCGCCGGGCTGGCCCCGGAAATCCGCACTCTCGCCCATCACCTGATCGACAGGTTCGAAGGTCCGCACATCGACCTGCTGCCGACCTATGCCGAGCAACTGCCCGTCATCGTCATCGCCCGCCTGCTCGGCGTGCCGGAGACTTCGGCACCCGATCTGCTCAACTGGTCCCACGCCATGGTCGCCATGTACCAGTCCCGCCGCGACGCGCAGGTGGAGCGTGAGGCCCTGTCGGCAACCGCCGAGTTTTCCGCCTTCCTCGCCGATCACATCGCCGCCCGCCGCCGCGCCCCTCGCGACGATCTGATCTCGCATCTCATCGCCGCCCGCGACGCCGGCGACAGTCTCACCGAGGAGGAACTGGTTGCCACCTGCATCCTGTTGCTCAACGCCGGTCACGAGGCCACCGTCCACACCATCGGCAACGGTGCCCACTTTCTGCTGCGCACCGGCCGCCGCCCCGAAGACCCGGTTGCGATGACGGAAGAGGTGCTGGCCGCCGACCCGCCGCTTCATGTCTTCCAGCGCATCGCGATGGAGACGGTGGAGATCGCCGGCCACCGCTTCGAACCGGGCGACCGCGTTGCCCTCGTTCTCGGCGCATCAGGCGGCCACGCGGGCGAATTCCTGAGCGATCCTGTCGCAATACCGAAACCATACCAAACCCATACCGAATCCATACACCTGGCATTCGGGCTCGGTCGCCATTTCTGCCTCGGTGCGCCGCTGGCCCGGATGGAGGTCGCGATTGCCCTTCCGGTCCTGTTCGAACGCCACCCGAACCTCGCTCTGGCGAGCCACCCAACCTATGCCGACCGCTACCATTTTCGCGCGCTAAAAGATCTGAGGGTAGCTCTCTAA
- a CDS encoding M20 aminoacylase family protein: MPVINRIAEFSDDMKAWRRHLHANPEILFETHETSAFVVEKLGEFGVDEVVTGLGRTGVVGLIRGQGDGPVVGLRADMDALPIQEVRDLPWKSKHDGRMHACGHDGHTTMLLGAARYLAETRNFSGTVALIFQPAEEGGGGGREMVEDGLMQRFGITRVFGMHNWPGLDVGRIEVTPGPTMAAADQFDIKIKGFGAHAAYPEKSVDPIVIGMSVGQAMQSIVSRNVGPLDTAVVSITKFIGGTAHNVIAEEATLSGTVRTLKESTRQEISKKIKELAEGIAAAHGGEAEVDYRFGYPVTDNDPAEAAFAAAVAERLVGEGNVDTARPPQMGAEDFSYMLQAVPGAYLFLGQGDTAGLHHPEYDFNDEASPYGASLYARLAEEALPRASQ, encoded by the coding sequence ATGCCCGTAATCAACCGTATCGCCGAGTTTTCCGATGACATGAAGGCGTGGCGCCGGCATCTTCATGCCAATCCTGAAATCCTGTTCGAGACACATGAAACGTCAGCTTTTGTTGTTGAGAAGCTTGGGGAATTCGGTGTCGATGAGGTTGTGACCGGATTGGGTCGTACAGGTGTTGTCGGGCTGATCCGCGGGCAGGGTGATGGGCCGGTCGTCGGGCTGCGGGCCGACATGGATGCCTTGCCGATTCAGGAAGTGCGGGATTTGCCATGGAAATCCAAGCACGATGGACGGATGCACGCGTGCGGCCATGATGGCCACACGACGATGCTGTTGGGCGCGGCGCGCTATCTTGCTGAAACAAGGAACTTTTCTGGAACGGTTGCACTGATCTTCCAGCCAGCGGAAGAAGGCGGCGGCGGTGGCAGGGAGATGGTCGAGGACGGTTTGATGCAACGGTTCGGCATCACTCGGGTTTTTGGGATGCACAACTGGCCCGGACTGGACGTGGGCAGGATCGAGGTGACGCCGGGGCCGACTATGGCGGCTGCTGACCAATTCGATATAAAGATCAAAGGGTTCGGAGCCCATGCTGCCTATCCGGAGAAGTCGGTTGATCCGATTGTCATCGGCATGAGCGTCGGGCAGGCAATGCAGAGCATCGTGTCGCGCAATGTCGGGCCACTGGATACTGCGGTGGTTTCCATAACCAAGTTCATTGGCGGCACTGCGCACAATGTCATTGCCGAAGAGGCGACGCTTTCCGGTACGGTGCGGACATTGAAAGAGTCGACCCGGCAGGAAATATCTAAGAAGATCAAGGAATTGGCCGAAGGTATCGCCGCCGCCCACGGCGGGGAGGCGGAGGTGGATTATCGGTTCGGCTATCCGGTGACGGACAATGACCCGGCCGAGGCGGCCTTTGCGGCGGCGGTGGCGGAGCGGTTGGTGGGTGAGGGGAATGTCGATACGGCCCGGCCTCCTCAGATGGGGGCGGAGGATTTTTCCTATATGTTACAAGCGGTTCCGGGCGCCTATCTGTTTCTTGGCCAGGGCGACACCGCCGGGCTGCACCATCCGGAATATGATTTCAACGACGAGGCGTCGCCTTATGGGGCTTCGCTTTACGCCCGGCTTGCGGAGGAAGCGCTGCCTCGGGCTTCCCAATAA